A single genomic interval of Hydrogenispora ethanolica harbors:
- a CDS encoding DUF3794 domain-containing protein produces the protein MSCFCYSSLGDHQQVRATTERIKVLKVVGEAVGQLVFQNTVSLNAIKIINIDADLKNFEDHVFFGKVVKQGTVHIQILYVDPDGVVRDFQEDSPFTLTVEIPGIKKTPFTEVQNHVLDIDTDFILKPSCKCDDEARVDVKVIAHVLVKVSEWTQLDVITKVDVFPKVNSLSQASCCKKW, from the coding sequence ATGAGCTGTTTTTGCTACTCTTCCCTGGGCGATCATCAGCAGGTGCGGGCAACGACCGAGCGGATCAAAGTCCTGAAAGTGGTCGGTGAGGCTGTCGGACAGCTGGTATTCCAAAATACGGTTTCGCTCAATGCGATTAAAATTATCAATATTGATGCTGATTTAAAAAATTTCGAGGATCATGTTTTCTTTGGCAAAGTCGTGAAACAGGGAACGGTTCACATCCAGATCCTGTATGTTGATCCCGATGGCGTCGTGCGTGACTTCCAGGAGGATTCCCCCTTCACGCTGACCGTGGAAATTCCGGGTATTAAGAAGACCCCGTTCACCGAGGTTCAAAATCATGTACTGGATATTGATACCGATTTTATCTTGAAACCATCCTGCAAATGCGACGATGAGGCCAGGGTAGATGTGAAAGTCATCGCTCATGTGCTCGTGAAAGTATCCGAATGGACTCAACTGGATGTCATCACCAAAGTGGATGTTTTCCCGAAAGTCAATTCTTTGAGCCAGGCCAGTTGTTGCAAAAAGTGGTAG
- the cobJ gene encoding precorrin-3B C(17)-methyltransferase translates to MTPAALACIEAADLVIGYQTYLKQIAALLQGKESLAYPMTTEVARAQMAVDAARSGRNVVMISGGDPGVFGMAGPVLEVAARSGLDVRIEPGITAATAAASRLGAPLMQDVALISLSDRLTPWSTIMKRIRLAAEADLVLVFYNPSSQGRVRQIGEVRAELLTILPGTTPVGIVRNAFRDDETVLVSDLQHFLDHPVDMATTLIVGNRATAVWNGRMITPRGYRL, encoded by the coding sequence ATGACTCCGGCGGCTCTGGCTTGCATTGAGGCAGCCGATCTGGTCATCGGCTATCAGACGTATTTGAAGCAGATCGCCGCATTGTTACAGGGCAAGGAGAGCCTGGCCTACCCGATGACCACCGAGGTGGCCAGGGCGCAAATGGCGGTGGATGCGGCCCGTTCGGGACGGAACGTGGTGATGATCAGCGGCGGCGACCCCGGGGTCTTCGGCATGGCCGGCCCAGTACTGGAGGTTGCCGCCAGGAGCGGATTGGATGTGCGGATTGAGCCGGGCATCACCGCGGCCACTGCCGCCGCCAGCCGCTTAGGCGCGCCGTTAATGCAGGATGTAGCGCTGATCAGTCTCAGCGACCGCTTGACGCCTTGGTCGACCATCATGAAACGGATCCGTTTGGCGGCTGAAGCCGATTTGGTACTGGTATTCTATAATCCCAGCAGCCAGGGGCGGGTTCGACAGATCGGCGAAGTCCGAGCGGAATTATTGACCATCCTGCCCGGGACCACCCCGGTGGGGATCGTTCGCAATGCCTTCCGGGATGATGAAACGGTGCTGGTCAGCGACTTGCAGCACTTTTTGGATCATCCGGTCGATATGGCGACCACGCTGATTGTGGGGAACCGGGCGACCGCGGTTTGGAATGGCCGAATGATCACGCCCCGGGGTTACCGGCTATGA
- the cbiE gene encoding precorrin-6y C5,15-methyltransferase (decarboxylating) subunit CbiE encodes MDANWVVIGMGPGGPDYVTAAARDALRSARFVCGSQPLLQKYLGPAQTGLVIDADLDALQQRLSGWLAERVAFLVSGDPGFYSILDWLRREFPGQRMAVVPGISSMQLAFARLGQSWYDCKFLSLHGRDGVDFLTELRHNRQVCLLTDERRPPAAIIAAVAAHFPKRRVFVGSRLGTAEEATWQGTAGAYQDGDPNHPYSVVIVADAELAL; translated from the coding sequence ATGGACGCCAACTGGGTCGTAATCGGAATGGGTCCCGGCGGACCGGACTATGTGACCGCCGCGGCCCGCGACGCGCTGCGGAGCGCCAGGTTCGTCTGCGGCAGCCAGCCGCTGCTGCAAAAATACTTGGGACCGGCCCAAACCGGACTGGTCATCGACGCCGATCTGGACGCTCTGCAACAGCGGCTGAGCGGGTGGCTGGCGGAGCGGGTGGCCTTTCTGGTCAGCGGCGATCCCGGTTTTTACAGCATCCTCGACTGGTTGAGACGGGAGTTTCCGGGACAGCGGATGGCCGTCGTTCCCGGCATCAGTTCCATGCAACTGGCCTTCGCCCGTCTAGGACAGAGCTGGTATGATTGTAAATTCTTAAGCCTGCATGGTCGCGACGGCGTCGACTTCCTGACGGAGCTTCGCCATAACCGCCAAGTCTGCCTGCTTACCGACGAGCGCCGCCCTCCGGCGGCCATTATCGCCGCCGTCGCCGCCCATTTTCCGAAGCGAAGGGTCTTCGTCGGCAGCCGCCTGGGCACGGCGGAAGAAGCAACCTGGCAGGGTACGGCCGGCGCCTACCAGGACGGGGATCCCAATCATCCTTATAGCGTGGTGATCGTGGCAGATGCAGAATTGGCCCTATGA
- the cbiD gene encoding cobalt-precorrin-5B (C(1))-methyltransferase CbiD translates to MNGLRQGFTTGTAAAAAVKAALLCMAGEENHTVEVSLLQGGKLEIPVQSCGRVDSDPGAYYGEIVKDAGDDPDVTHGLLIRAEIRRLPGTAVVLNGGAGVGRVTKPGLPVPPGEPAINPVPRRMILQAVDETPIRQGLEITIIVPRGAEVAPRTLNPRLGIVGGISILGTTGIVKPVSEEAWRDSLVPQLNVIAAAGHDTALLTPGRQGLNWALQRGIPEEQIAETSNFIGFMLEQSQKAGFRQVILWGHYGKLLKVAAGVFKTHNRVADARLETLIAISALLGAAPELLRRIDSANTTEEAVQQLTAAGLDRPVLDAAAERASRKAGERYGIPAVGTVLLDRNGVIRGSDRNAERIMRERRWTPTGS, encoded by the coding sequence ATGAACGGGTTGCGCCAGGGCTTTACCACCGGGACCGCCGCCGCAGCAGCGGTCAAAGCGGCCTTGCTTTGCATGGCCGGGGAGGAAAACCACACGGTGGAGGTCAGCCTGCTTCAGGGAGGGAAGCTTGAGATTCCGGTCCAAAGTTGCGGCAGGGTCGATAGCGATCCCGGCGCCTATTACGGAGAGATCGTCAAGGATGCCGGCGACGATCCCGATGTCACCCATGGGCTGCTCATCCGGGCGGAGATCCGGCGGCTTCCCGGGACGGCGGTCGTTCTCAACGGCGGAGCCGGCGTGGGCCGGGTGACCAAACCCGGGCTGCCGGTTCCCCCCGGCGAGCCGGCCATCAATCCGGTACCCCGGCGGATGATCCTGCAGGCGGTGGACGAAACCCCGATCCGGCAGGGCCTGGAGATCACCATTATTGTCCCGCGCGGCGCCGAGGTCGCCCCGCGCACGCTCAATCCGAGGCTGGGAATTGTAGGAGGGATCTCGATCTTGGGAACCACCGGAATCGTGAAGCCGGTCTCCGAGGAAGCCTGGCGAGATTCCTTGGTCCCGCAGCTGAACGTGATCGCCGCCGCCGGCCACGATACCGCGCTCTTAACCCCCGGCCGGCAGGGGCTGAATTGGGCGCTGCAGCGGGGAATCCCGGAGGAACAGATCGCCGAGACCAGTAATTTTATCGGCTTCATGCTGGAGCAGAGTCAAAAAGCCGGCTTCAGGCAAGTGATCCTCTGGGGGCATTACGGAAAGCTGCTGAAAGTGGCCGCCGGAGTCTTTAAAACCCACAACCGGGTCGCCGACGCCCGGCTGGAGACGCTGATTGCCATCAGCGCCCTGCTGGGCGCCGCTCCGGAACTATTGCGGCGGATCGACTCCGCCAACACGACGGAGGAAGCGGTCCAGCAGTTGACCGCCGCGGGCCTGGATCGCCCGGTGTTGGACGCCGCGGCCGAACGGGCCAGCCGCAAGGCGGGCGAACGGTACGGAATACCGGCCGTCGGCACGGTCTTATTGGACCGGAACGGCGTGATCCGGGGCAGCGACCGGAACGCCGAACGAATCATGAGGGAGCGACGATGGACGCCAACTGGGTCGTAA
- a CDS encoding precorrin-8X methylmutase, translated as MKTAIVLLGHGSRNQAAHFEFEALADRVRRLRPDCRIFSAYLQLHAPEWLPTVAEVYAAGFRHLIMIPVFLFAGNHIQQDIPELLKEARAKFPELTIETGEHLGPNRLIAAALSDRIDAALRRAGYHANPREITAESFEHIETLLGSAHYSPAEWAVIRRVVHTTADPEIGRLVEFHPAATTAGIEALRAGAPIIADVRMVQAGIGRKAERFGCAVECSIDDPEISAAAEASGRTRAITAIRSLCQGLERGIVVIGNAPTALFELCAMIGEGVCRPSLVIGTPVGFVGAAESKQLLSQSGVPYIRTVGPRGGSTVAAAILNALCALAEEQR; from the coding sequence ATGAAAACAGCGATCGTATTGTTGGGACACGGCAGCCGGAATCAAGCGGCCCATTTCGAGTTTGAAGCCTTGGCGGATAGGGTCCGGAGGCTGCGGCCCGATTGCCGGATTTTCTCGGCATATCTGCAGTTGCACGCCCCGGAGTGGCTGCCCACCGTGGCCGAGGTCTATGCCGCCGGATTCCGGCATTTAATTATGATACCGGTCTTTCTGTTCGCGGGCAACCATATCCAGCAGGACATCCCGGAGCTCTTGAAAGAGGCGCGCGCCAAATTCCCCGAATTGACCATTGAAACCGGGGAGCATTTGGGGCCGAACCGCTTGATCGCGGCCGCGCTTAGCGACCGGATCGACGCCGCCTTGCGCAGGGCGGGCTATCACGCCAACCCCCGGGAGATCACGGCGGAAAGCTTTGAACATATCGAGACGCTTTTGGGTTCCGCTCATTACAGCCCGGCCGAGTGGGCGGTGATTCGACGGGTGGTCCATACCACCGCCGATCCCGAAATCGGCAGGCTGGTGGAGTTCCACCCCGCCGCGACAACCGCGGGAATCGAAGCCTTGCGGGCCGGAGCGCCCATCATCGCCGATGTGCGGATGGTGCAGGCGGGCATCGGCCGCAAAGCGGAGCGTTTCGGCTGCGCGGTGGAGTGTTCCATCGATGATCCCGAGATCAGCGCCGCGGCCGAAGCGAGCGGCCGCACCCGGGCGATTACGGCCATCCGCAGTCTCTGCCAGGGCCTGGAGCGGGGCATCGTCGTCATTGGCAATGCGCCGACCGCCTTGTTTGAACTCTGCGCCATGATCGGGGAGGGCGTCTGCCGGCCGTCTCTGGTCATCGGCACTCCGGTGGGATTTGTAGGGGCCGCCGAGTCCAAACAGCTCCTCAGCCAGAGCGGCGTGCCCTATATTCGCACCGTCGGTCCCCGCGGCGGCAGCACGGTAGCGGCGGCCATTCTGAATGCGCTATGCGCCTTGGCGGAGGAACAGCGATGA
- the cobI gene encoding precorrin-2 C(20)-methyltransferase: MGVFYGVGLGPGDPELLSIKGLAVLKRAGRIYAPGNHGGQSLAGAIVRHHLPDAPLEYLEMPMTREREALETAWREGAGRILASLSRTDVAFVTLGDPLLYGSYLYLYREIRSADPAVVIRTIPGITGFSAVAARCNVYLTEGSDRLLLLTGTTDPLQFQWYCREFETLVIYKPGADGAGLCELFFASCPAGEGVLVSRCGMAGEAVTPLGPGRTLPPLDYFSIIILHTKGKP; the protein is encoded by the coding sequence ATGGGAGTCTTTTACGGAGTGGGATTGGGCCCCGGCGACCCGGAGCTGTTATCCATCAAGGGATTGGCTGTTCTCAAACGGGCGGGAAGGATTTACGCTCCCGGGAACCACGGCGGTCAAAGCCTGGCGGGAGCGATCGTCCGCCATCATCTTCCCGACGCGCCGCTGGAATATTTGGAAATGCCGATGACCCGGGAGCGGGAGGCCCTGGAAACGGCCTGGCGGGAAGGGGCCGGGCGAATCCTGGCGAGCCTTTCCCGGACCGACGTGGCCTTCGTCACCCTCGGCGACCCGTTGTTATACGGCAGTTATCTCTATTTATACCGCGAGATCCGCAGCGCCGACCCGGCGGTGGTAATCCGGACCATCCCCGGAATCACGGGATTCAGCGCCGTCGCCGCCCGTTGCAACGTGTATCTGACCGAGGGCAGTGACCGTCTGCTGCTTTTGACCGGGACGACCGATCCGCTTCAATTTCAGTGGTACTGCCGGGAATTCGAGACGCTCGTGATTTACAAGCCGGGTGCCGATGGGGCCGGCTTGTGCGAGCTGTTCTTCGCCAGTTGCCCGGCGGGGGAGGGAGTTCTGGTCAGCCGTTGCGGCATGGCGGGGGAGGCCGTCACGCCTTTAGGACCGGGCCGGACCCTCCCGCCGTTGGATTATTTCTCGATCATCATCTTACATACCAAGGGGAAGCCATGA
- the cbiT gene encoding precorrin-6Y C5,15-methyltransferase (decarboxylating) subunit CbiT, giving the protein MQNWPYETPGIPDRFFQKDDSPLTRAEIRAVVISKLRLEKTQQLADIGSGTGSVAIEASRWLGAGQVFAIEPLPERVALIRENMRRFAAGRITVIQGAAPEALQSLPRLDRVFIGGGGRRLAAILDATADKLKPGGLLVMTAVTLETLQLAVERLAGLPFCDMEVLAFQIAQLQKLNGYHLFEPWHAIHVITATLGKEN; this is encoded by the coding sequence ATGCAGAATTGGCCCTATGAGACCCCGGGCATCCCGGATCGGTTCTTTCAGAAAGACGACAGCCCGTTGACCCGGGCTGAAATACGCGCGGTGGTCATCAGCAAACTGCGTTTGGAAAAAACGCAGCAGCTGGCGGATATCGGTTCGGGGACCGGCTCGGTGGCGATCGAAGCCAGCCGCTGGTTGGGCGCGGGGCAGGTCTTTGCCATTGAACCGCTGCCCGAGCGGGTGGCGTTGATCCGGGAGAATATGCGGCGCTTCGCCGCCGGGCGGATCACCGTGATTCAGGGCGCCGCGCCGGAGGCGTTGCAATCCCTGCCCCGGCTGGACCGGGTCTTTATCGGGGGCGGCGGCCGGCGCCTGGCGGCGATCCTGGACGCCACGGCCGACAAGTTGAAGCCCGGCGGATTGCTGGTGATGACCGCCGTAACCCTGGAGACGCTGCAGCTCGCCGTCGAGCGGCTCGCGGGGCTGCCCTTTTGCGATATGGAAGTCCTGGCGTTCCAAATTGCGCAGCTGCAAAAGTTAAACGGGTATCATTTGTTCGAGCCGTGGCATGCGATTCATGTCATAACGGCGACCCTCGGAAAGGAAAATTGA
- the cobK gene encoding precorrin-6A reductase — MILVLGGTSEGREIARALQQAGRSCLLSVASGLGELFLEEGTPRRVGRLEPETLEALLRERHVELIIDATHPYAVQIQALSQKIAREQSVAYWRFQRPRTEIPDHPAIIRVPDYQEAFQVLRDSEGGVLFTIGVKNLGRFRGLWDGAARPVWAKVYPTAESMEICRACGLRPEQIYAFHGPGTPELLGAILKQTRAAWLVTKESGQAGGTDVKLAAALESACKVLLIDRPTLAEGSPAVTVESIEKLLGMVKGLELSHENSDRIVGTRQPESSGPFRV; from the coding sequence ATGATTCTGGTACTGGGCGGAACTTCCGAGGGGCGGGAGATTGCCCGGGCGCTGCAGCAAGCGGGCCGTTCCTGTCTGCTTTCGGTAGCGAGCGGGCTGGGCGAGTTGTTTTTGGAGGAGGGGACCCCGCGCCGGGTCGGCCGGTTGGAGCCGGAGACCCTGGAAGCGTTACTGCGGGAACGGCACGTCGAATTGATCATCGACGCCACCCATCCCTATGCCGTCCAGATCCAGGCGCTTAGCCAAAAAATAGCCCGGGAACAGTCGGTCGCTTACTGGCGTTTTCAGCGGCCCCGGACTGAGATTCCCGATCATCCGGCGATCATCCGGGTTCCCGATTACCAGGAAGCCTTCCAAGTATTGCGCGATTCGGAAGGCGGAGTCCTTTTCACCATCGGCGTGAAGAATCTGGGGCGCTTTCGGGGACTCTGGGACGGCGCTGCGCGGCCGGTCTGGGCCAAAGTCTATCCCACGGCCGAAAGCATGGAAATTTGCCGCGCCTGCGGCCTGCGGCCGGAGCAGATCTACGCCTTTCACGGCCCGGGAACCCCGGAACTGCTGGGCGCCATCTTGAAACAGACGCGAGCGGCTTGGCTGGTGACCAAGGAGAGCGGGCAGGCCGGCGGGACCGACGTAAAGCTGGCGGCCGCCCTGGAGTCGGCCTGCAAAGTCTTATTGATTGACCGGCCAACCCTTGCGGAGGGGTCCCCCGCCGTAACGGTCGAGAGCATTGAGAAACTATTGGGCATGGTAAAAGGATTGGAGTTATCTCATGAAAACAGCGATCGTATTGTTGGGACACGGCAGCCGGAATCAAGCGGCCCATTTCGAGTTTGA
- a CDS encoding cobalt-precorrin 5A hydrolase, which produces MNIVGADRTDRIVIAVTKKGSQLALDLAAQLPARVLVPLRFLESPMDPRGYLTSVSQVVQEAFVKYSALILIMASGVAVRSVAPVLRDKRTDPAVIVLDEEGRFVISLLSGHLGGANRLAEEIAGLTGGTAVITTASDLNKLPSLDLLAKRLHLGIENSYRLTEFAGAIVNGDPLVLWDRWGLPEQWPEHVRVVNGPDLTLSAREKFLIIAGYQEYPSLPSGTAVLALRPACLVVGIGCCKGVPGVKIIGAIRRYFRERHWATGSIKTIATIDLKAQEPGIVEACQEFKVPLVTFSEAKLQTVMTGLQHSDFVEDTVGVGGVCEPAAILGAGNGRLIGTKDNLGQITLAVALLPGH; this is translated from the coding sequence ATGAATATCGTCGGAGCCGACAGGACGGATAGAATCGTCATCGCCGTCACCAAAAAAGGGAGCCAGCTGGCATTGGATCTTGCCGCGCAGTTGCCGGCCAGAGTTCTGGTGCCGCTCCGTTTCTTGGAGAGTCCCATGGATCCCCGGGGTTACTTGACATCCGTCAGCCAAGTGGTTCAAGAAGCGTTCGTGAAGTATTCCGCCCTGATCCTGATCATGGCTTCCGGGGTTGCCGTCCGGAGCGTCGCGCCGGTATTGCGGGACAAACGGACCGACCCGGCCGTCATCGTCCTGGATGAGGAGGGCCGCTTCGTGATCAGCCTCTTATCGGGCCACCTGGGCGGAGCGAATCGACTGGCCGAGGAGATTGCCGGCCTTACCGGCGGGACGGCGGTGATCACGACCGCTTCCGATCTCAATAAGCTCCCGAGCCTGGATCTCCTGGCCAAGCGGCTTCATTTGGGGATCGAAAATTCTTACCGGCTGACCGAGTTCGCCGGAGCCATTGTGAATGGCGATCCCTTGGTCCTATGGGACCGCTGGGGCCTTCCCGAGCAATGGCCGGAGCACGTCCGGGTAGTGAATGGCCCCGACCTGACTTTATCGGCCCGGGAGAAGTTTTTGATCATCGCCGGATATCAAGAGTATCCGAGTTTGCCGTCGGGCACGGCGGTTTTGGCGTTACGCCCCGCCTGTCTCGTGGTGGGGATCGGGTGTTGCAAGGGAGTGCCGGGAGTCAAGATCATCGGCGCGATCCGCCGTTACTTCCGGGAACGCCATTGGGCGACCGGCAGCATCAAAACCATTGCCACCATCGACCTGAAAGCCCAGGAACCGGGGATCGTCGAGGCCTGCCAGGAATTCAAGGTGCCTTTGGTTACTTTTAGTGAAGCGAAGTTGCAAACGGTGATGACCGGCCTGCAACACTCGGATTTCGTCGAAGATACGGTGGGAGTTGGCGGAGTATGCGAACCAGCGGCAATATTGGGAGCGGGAAACGGCCGGTTAATCGGGACCAAGGACAATCTGGGACAGATCACGCTGGCAGTGGCGCTCCTGCCGGGTCATTAA
- the cobM gene encoding precorrin-4 C(11)-methyltransferase produces MKPVYPVYIVGAGPGDPELLTVKAQRLLAEADRIIWAGSLVNPALRRIAKPEAEWLDSAAMTLEEIIVAIREGWERGQRVVRLHSGDPSLYGAIGEQMRRLDEAGIPYELIPGVSSFLAAAAALQLEYTVPEATQTVIITRMAGATPVPDRERLAELARHRSSICIFLSIQQIEQVAAELASVLPPATAVAVVEKASWPEQRIIRGSLADIGAKVKAAGIQKTALVIVGPCLEREGTRSKLYDGEFSHEYRRSRQDG; encoded by the coding sequence ATGAAACCAGTATACCCAGTCTATATCGTCGGAGCCGGCCCCGGGGATCCCGAGCTGTTGACCGTGAAAGCCCAGCGCTTATTGGCTGAGGCCGACCGGATCATCTGGGCCGGATCCCTGGTCAATCCGGCGCTCCGGCGGATTGCCAAACCGGAAGCGGAATGGCTGGACAGCGCCGCCATGACGCTGGAAGAGATCATCGTCGCCATCCGGGAGGGTTGGGAGCGGGGGCAACGGGTGGTCCGCCTGCATAGCGGCGATCCCTCGTTGTACGGCGCCATCGGGGAGCAGATGCGCCGGTTGGATGAAGCGGGAATCCCTTATGAGCTCATCCCCGGGGTCAGCTCCTTTCTGGCGGCTGCCGCCGCGCTGCAACTGGAGTACACGGTTCCCGAAGCCACTCAGACCGTGATCATTACCCGGATGGCCGGGGCCACTCCGGTTCCCGACCGGGAACGGCTGGCCGAATTGGCGCGCCACCGGAGCAGCATTTGTATTTTTTTGAGCATCCAGCAAATCGAGCAAGTTGCCGCCGAGTTAGCCAGCGTTTTGCCGCCCGCTACCGCTGTGGCCGTGGTCGAAAAGGCTTCCTGGCCGGAGCAACGGATCATCCGCGGCAGCCTGGCGGATATCGGGGCCAAAGTGAAGGCGGCGGGGATTCAAAAGACGGCCCTGGTGATCGTCGGCCCTTGCCTGGAACGGGAGGGAACCCGTTCGAAATTATATGATGGAGAGTTTAGCCATGAATATCGTCGGAGCCGACAGGACGGATAG
- a CDS encoding NAD(P)-dependent oxidoreductase, with protein MARVLGDLPGAEAAILQTCHRWECFGYAPGADLPPTLRERLLQACKGGESLAEQFRIRFGPAAVEHLMRVTAGLESPLIGEHEIAAQVKECFREARREGRVGPMLDLVFRNALAAGKKVRQQTAIASGNLSYPGLVWQIIRAHAESPPGRALLIGTGNLARGIAEILAVNRIQPHFIAGRNPERAAELARHFDGGWSPPSELPRCLEDFQVVIGVSGAGRILISGAQLAGLSGPRLLIELSSPPVIAPPSLEYPGLAYYGLNDLKQLAARNMERRQSELPRAELIIAAAVSETVLALYQREQELDIAERSRQIIEAGQLSLETLLRRVEDERLQQELERAWAQQLRKLVYLSIANAKNEALRPAVPLQNHFFPVVVSLKAKPVLIVGGGKVATRKIQRLLEANAVITVVAPKLAPELGPLAAAQRIQWRAECFRPEHLAGAALVIAATDDPDVNRRIVGEARRRNLWVSSAADAADSDFIFPAIIRRGDLLVAISTSGKNPAIARKLRLELESLFGPELEDLNLERDAPKP; from the coding sequence GTGGCACGGGTCCTGGGCGATCTGCCCGGCGCCGAAGCCGCCATCCTGCAGACCTGCCACCGTTGGGAGTGCTTCGGGTATGCGCCGGGTGCGGACTTGCCGCCAACATTGCGGGAACGGTTGCTGCAGGCCTGTAAGGGCGGGGAATCCCTGGCGGAGCAATTCCGGATCCGTTTTGGCCCGGCTGCCGTCGAGCACCTGATGCGGGTGACCGCCGGGCTGGAATCGCCCCTCATCGGCGAGCACGAGATCGCGGCGCAAGTGAAGGAATGCTTCCGCGAGGCCCGGCGGGAAGGCCGGGTTGGCCCCATGCTCGATCTGGTTTTCCGCAATGCCCTGGCGGCCGGCAAAAAAGTCCGGCAACAGACAGCGATCGCCAGCGGCAATCTCAGCTACCCCGGTTTGGTCTGGCAGATAATCCGCGCTCATGCGGAATCGCCGCCGGGACGGGCCCTGCTCATCGGCACCGGCAACCTGGCCCGGGGAATCGCGGAGATCCTTGCCGTCAACCGGATCCAGCCTCACTTCATTGCCGGCCGGAATCCGGAGCGGGCCGCCGAGTTGGCGCGGCATTTCGACGGCGGTTGGAGTCCGCCATCCGAATTGCCCCGTTGTCTGGAGGACTTCCAGGTGGTAATCGGAGTGTCGGGAGCGGGGCGCATTTTAATTTCAGGAGCGCAATTGGCCGGCTTGAGCGGTCCGAGACTGTTGATCGAGCTCTCGTCCCCGCCGGTCATCGCACCGCCGTCTCTGGAATATCCGGGGTTGGCCTATTACGGGCTGAACGATCTGAAACAGCTGGCCGCCCGGAATATGGAGCGCCGGCAGTCGGAGCTGCCCCGGGCCGAGCTGATCATCGCGGCGGCCGTGTCCGAGACCGTGCTCGCGCTTTACCAGCGCGAGCAGGAGTTGGATATCGCCGAACGCAGCCGGCAGATCATCGAAGCCGGACAACTTTCCCTGGAAACCTTATTGCGGCGGGTGGAAGACGAACGGTTGCAACAAGAGCTGGAGCGGGCCTGGGCGCAACAATTACGCAAACTGGTGTACCTTTCGATTGCCAACGCCAAGAATGAAGCCTTGCGGCCGGCGGTGCCCCTGCAGAATCATTTCTTTCCAGTGGTCGTCTCCCTCAAAGCCAAGCCGGTCCTGATCGTCGGCGGCGGCAAGGTGGCGACCCGCAAAATCCAGCGGTTGCTGGAGGCCAATGCCGTCATTACGGTGGTCGCTCCCAAGCTGGCCCCGGAATTGGGACCGCTCGCGGCGGCGCAAAGGATCCAATGGCGGGCGGAGTGCTTTAGGCCGGAGCATTTGGCCGGAGCCGCCCTGGTCATTGCAGCCACCGATGACCCGGATGTCAACCGCCGGATCGTGGGCGAAGCCCGGCGGCGCAACCTGTGGGTGAGTTCCGCGGCGGATGCGGCGGACTCGGACTTCATCTTCCCGGCGATCATCCGGCGCGGTGATTTATTGGTGGCCATTTCGACGTCGGGCAAGAACCCGGCCATCGCGCGAAAGCTCCGGCTGGAGCTGGAATCCTTGTTTGGCCCGGAATTGGAGGATCTCAATCTGGAACGGGACGCTCCAAAGCCATGA